The genomic DNA GGTGAAGCCGCGACGCCCGAAGAAGTCGACCTCGAACGTGAGGCAGAACAGGCGGGTGAGCCCGAGCGACCGCGCGTTCTCCTCGAGCCGCTCGACGATCGCCCGACCGACGCCGTGGTGGAGCCAGTCGTCGCGGACGAGCAGGGTGCGCACCTCGCCGAGGTCTTCCCAGATCACGTGCAGAGCCCCGCAGCCGATCAGCTCCCCGTCCGCCTCGGCGACGACGAACTCCTGCACGGCGCCGTAGAGCACGGCGAGATCCTTGCCGAGCAGGATGCGCTGCTCCACCATCGGCTGGAGCAGGTTCCGGATGCTGACGATGTCGGCGCTGCGGGCCGGCCGGACGATGTACGCGCTCACCCGACCAGCCTAGGACCCGCCCCTCCCGTCGGCTCTCAGACGCGACACAGCTTCGGAGATCCCGGGCGACACCCCGGCGCCCCGGGGCGTCGCCCCGTGTGTCGCCTGTCGTCTCCGAAGTCGTGCCCGGGGCGAGGGCGAAGTGGGGACGACGAAGGGGCGGACGCTGTCGCATCCGCCCCTTCGGGTGATCGTGTCGAGGATCAGTCGTTGCCGGTGATCGCCAGGTCGGGCGTGCCGGAGATCGCGCCGCCGCCGGTGTTGACGCCGACCGCGACCTTCTCCCCGCGCGGGCCGTGCTCGAACAGGAACTCCCCGTCCTTCGCATCGACCTTCACGTGGTCGCCCGAGTCGAGCTCGCCGTGCAGGATCTTCTCCGACAGACGGTCCTCGATCTC from Microbacterium paraoxydans includes the following:
- a CDS encoding amino-acid N-acetyltransferase, translating into MSAYIVRPARSADIVSIRNLLQPMVEQRILLGKDLAVLYGAVQEFVVAEADGELIGCGALHVIWEDLGEVRTLLVRDDWLHHGVGRAIVERLEENARSLGLTRLFCLTFEVDFFGRRGFTPIGEQVVDPDVYSQLLRSGDAGVEEFLDLAHVKPNTLGNTRMLKVL